The Candidatus Hydrogenedentota bacterium genomic interval GGATCTGGCTGATTATTACGAGGACCGCCTGGAACGCCAGCGCCGTGTTGTGCGCGTGATGACCCTGCCAGCCATCGAGCTAGCCGCCGCCTGGTTCCTGGGCACGTTCGCCTTGCGCCTTCTCGGACAGTTGACCGGTCTTCTATCGGGCCAAGCCGGCAGGGGGTTCGATTTCGGCGCATTCTTCAAGGATTACGGGTGGTTCCAGACAAAATCGCTCGGTGTTTTCGCGATTCTTTTCGCCATCATCGTGATTCTGTCGCGCATGGGCATCTTCGGCTGGGTGACCGGCCTGTTTACCACGCACATCTTTCCGATGTCCGCCGTCACCAAGCGGTTCGCCCTCGCGCGGTTTTTCCGGAGCCTGTCGTTGCTGCTGGGCGCCGGGGTATACGTGCCGGCAGCCATCGAGCGGTCCGCGGCCGTTTCCGCAAACCCCTACATCGAGCGCGACCTGCTCAAGACCATTCCGCTGATAAAAGAAGGCAGGACCCTCGTCGAAGCGTTCCGGCAGACCAAGTATCTGACCCCGACGGCGCGCGAAATGCTGCTGGTCGGCGAACAGTCCGGAAAACTCGACGAAGCCCTGCGCAAAGTCGCCGATTACCATTTTGAAGAAGCCAACCAGGCCGTGGATATCGCGTCGAAGATCTTCGGCGTATTGATTGTGCTTGCCGTGGCGCTTACGATCGGCTATATCATTATTACGTTTTACACGGGTTTTTATACGGAGGCATAATGAATGAACTCGGGATTTAACGAACCGGATTTTGACTCTGCCGCTGAAGGCAAAGACCGCACCCTCTGGTGGTGGGCGGCCGCGGGCATCCTTGCCGTGGTACTGATTGGCGTGCTCTTCATTTGGGGAAGGGGCGACCCGAACGTGTCCCGTGTGCGTCTGCGACACATCCTGATTTCGTTCGACGCCAACGATCCGGCCGACCGTGCCCGTGCGCTGGAGCTGGCCGAAGCACTCCGCAAACGCATTCTCGAGGGCGAGAGTTTCAGCAAGCTGGCCAAGGAATATTCCAACGACCCCCTGAGCGCCAGCCGCGGCGGCGATCTCAACTATCACAAGAAGGGCGAACTCGACACGGCTATCGAAGACTACGCCTGGAGCGCTCCTGTCGGCGAGTTGAGCGGTGTGCTGCAAACGAGTTACGGCTATCATCTCGTACGCGTCGAGGACCGGCACCTCTCCGATGCCGACGCATATGACCTGGAGATGAAAAAGCGCGCTATGGAGGGGGAAAACGCCCAAAGGCAGTAGGCAAAGGCCCAGAGACAAAAGAGGCCCCGCCGTTCAGCTTCGAGCTCGAGCGGCGGGGCGTTTTTTGGCGTCACGTCTTCGAGTAGAACTTCTGGAGGTTTTGTATAACCGT includes:
- a CDS encoding type II secretion system F family protein; the protein is MGLFSSQIPAKKMVPLCRQLATSYDAGIPIVRSLEIIGQQQQDSRIRHIFQQMSDCVRSGDTLEQAARKQSKYFPNFFIELIASGEIGGRLDVMLRDLADYYEDRLERQRRVVRVMTLPAIELAAAWFLGTFALRLLGQLTGLLSGQAGRGFDFGAFFKDYGWFQTKSLGVFAILFAIIVILSRMGIFGWVTGLFTTHIFPMSAVTKRFALARFFRSLSLLLGAGVYVPAAIERSAAVSANPYIERDLLKTIPLIKEGRTLVEAFRQTKYLTPTAREMLLVGEQSGKLDEALRKVADYHFEEANQAVDIASKIFGVLIVLAVALTIGYIIITFYTGFYTEA
- a CDS encoding peptidylprolyl isomerase: MNSGFNEPDFDSAAEGKDRTLWWWAAAGILAVVLIGVLFIWGRGDPNVSRVRLRHILISFDANDPADRARALELAEALRKRILEGESFSKLAKEYSNDPLSASRGGDLNYHKKGELDTAIEDYAWSAPVGELSGVLQTSYGYHLVRVEDRHLSDADAYDLEMKKRAMEGENAQRQ